Genomic segment of Vibrio celticus:
CTCTGGGCAAAGCTATCCCTGGGTTTCAACCAAGACAAGCTCAGTTAGACATGGCTGAAGCGGTTTCACAAGCTATTGAAAATCAAAGCCAGTTGGTTGTTGAGGCTGGAACAGGTACTGGTAAGACGTTTGCTTACTTAGTGCCAGCGCTGCTTAGTGGCAAGAAAACCATCATTAGTACGGGGTCTAAAAACCTTCAAGAACAGCTGTTTCACCGAGATTTACCCTTGATGGTCGATGCGCTTGGCTTTTATGGTCAGGTTGCGTTACTCAAAGGGCGTTCAAACTATTTGTGTTTGGACAGGCTCAGCCGTCAAATGATCGAGAGTCATGGCGCTCATACCGACCCAACGGTACTGGCTCAGTTAGTCAAAGTTCGTAGTTGGTCGTCATCCACTCAAACGGGTGATTTGGGCGATTGTGATGATATCGCTGAAGACAGCCCGGTTATCCCGACGATTACCTCGACCAATGATAATTGCTTAGGTAAGGAGTGCCCAAGCTACACTGATTGCTTCGTGCTTAAAGCGCGTAAAAAAGCGATGGACTCTGATGTTGTCGTGGTAAACCACCATTTGTTCTTAGCGGATTTAGCGATTAAAGAGACCGGATTCGGTGAGCTGATTCCTGAAGCCGATGTGTTTATTTTCGATGAAGCGCATCAACTTCCCGATATCGCCAGCCAGTACTTCGGACAATCGGTTTCCAGTCGACAGATCCAAGAGCTAGCCAAAGACATTGAAATCGCTTACCGAACTGAAGCCAAAGACATGCGTCAGCTACAGAAAGTAGGGGATAGGCTCGTTCAATCGTCAGCCGATCTGCGTATTGTGCTTGGTGATACCGGCTTTCGTGGTAACTGGCGCGAAGCCTTGAAATCCGAGTCGATTGCACGCGAATTGGTTCGTTTGCAAGATGCTCTGCAACTTGCGGTTGATGTATTGAAGTTAGCGCTTGGGCGAAGCCAACTGTTAGACACGGCTTTCGAACGCGCAAATATGATTAAGTCGCGTATCGAACGTGTGTGCGATGTGTCGATCACTGGCTATTCGTATTGGTATGACACTACACCGCGCCACTTTGCTTTGCACATCACACCGCTTTCTGTCGCCGATAAATTCCACGAACAGATTGAACTGAAGCCGGGCGCGTGGGTATTTACCTCCGCAACCTTGGCGGTATCGGATGATTTCGACCATTTCACCTCACGCTTGGGACTAAAACCGTCGGCACAGTTTTCACTGCCGAGCCCGTTTGACTATCCGAATCAGGCGCGCTTGTGTGTTCCTCGATATCTTCCTGAACCGAATAGCCCAGGCTTAGCCGATAAGTTAGTAAGAATGCTGACCCCAGTGATTGAGCAAAACCAAGGTCGTTGTTTCTTCTTGTGTACTTCACACAGCATGATGAAAGAGTTGGGGGAGCGATTCCGAGAAACCCTCACGGTTCCCGTTCTATTACAAGGTGAGACAAGTAAGCAAAAAACCTTAGCCGAGTTCATGGAATTGGGTAACGCATTGCTTGTGGCGACAGGTGCTTTCTGGGAGGGGATAGATGTTAGGGGCGACGCATTAAGCTGTGTTATCATCGATAAATTGCCCTTTACGGCCCCTGATGACCCTTTACTTAAGGCTCGAATCGAGGACTGTAAATTAAAAGGGGGTGATCCTTTTGCACAGGTACAGTTGCCAGACGCTGTGATTACCTTGAAACAAGGTGTCGGCCGATTGATACGTGACAAGCGCGATAATGGCGCTTTGATTATTTGCGATAACCGATTGGTGACTCGCGATTACGGTGGCATATTTTTGGCGAGTTTACCGCCTATCCCACGTACCCGTGACTTAGGGGTCATTAAAGAATTCTTAGCTAAAGACCATTCAACCGCTGCTGATTAATTGGCATTGTTGAGTTTAGCCATTATTTTTAGATTAGATAACAGATATTTGAGACACAAATGAGCGCGAAAATTCTTGCAGTAGATACCGCAACTGAAAACTGTTCAGTTGCATTAGTAATGGGTGACCAGGTGTTCGCACGTAGCGAAGAGGCTCCTCGAGACCATACAAAAAAAATTCTACCTATGGTGGATGAAGTACTGAAAGAAGCGAATGTCGCTTTAACCGAGATCGATGCTATCGCATTTGGCCAAGGCCCAGGCAGTTTCACGGGTGTACGTATTGGTATTGGTATTGCTCAAGGCTTAGCTTTTGGTGCTGATTTACCGATGATCGGTGTCTCAACACTGGCAGCGATGGCGCAAGGCAGTTACCGTAAATTTGGTGAAACTCACGTTGCGACAGCGATTGATGCGCGTATGAGTGAAGTATACTGGGCTCGTTACAGCCGTGAAGATGATGGTCGCTGGACTGCGATTGATGCCGAATGTGTCACGCCACCAAGTGAATTGGCGGCGCAGTTAGAAGCGGATTCTGAAACATGGGCGAAAGTCGGTACTGGTTGGGAAGCGTATGCAGAGCA
This window contains:
- a CDS encoding ATP-dependent DNA helicase, giving the protein MISKTFSADGALGKAIPGFQPRQAQLDMAEAVSQAIENQSQLVVEAGTGTGKTFAYLVPALLSGKKTIISTGSKNLQEQLFHRDLPLMVDALGFYGQVALLKGRSNYLCLDRLSRQMIESHGAHTDPTVLAQLVKVRSWSSSTQTGDLGDCDDIAEDSPVIPTITSTNDNCLGKECPSYTDCFVLKARKKAMDSDVVVVNHHLFLADLAIKETGFGELIPEADVFIFDEAHQLPDIASQYFGQSVSSRQIQELAKDIEIAYRTEAKDMRQLQKVGDRLVQSSADLRIVLGDTGFRGNWREALKSESIARELVRLQDALQLAVDVLKLALGRSQLLDTAFERANMIKSRIERVCDVSITGYSYWYDTTPRHFALHITPLSVADKFHEQIELKPGAWVFTSATLAVSDDFDHFTSRLGLKPSAQFSLPSPFDYPNQARLCVPRYLPEPNSPGLADKLVRMLTPVIEQNQGRCFFLCTSHSMMKELGERFRETLTVPVLLQGETSKQKTLAEFMELGNALLVATGAFWEGIDVRGDALSCVIIDKLPFTAPDDPLLKARIEDCKLKGGDPFAQVQLPDAVITLKQGVGRLIRDKRDNGALIICDNRLVTRDYGGIFLASLPPIPRTRDLGVIKEFLAKDHSTAAD
- the tsaB gene encoding tRNA (adenosine(37)-N6)-threonylcarbamoyltransferase complex dimerization subunit type 1 TsaB, with the protein product MSAKILAVDTATENCSVALVMGDQVFARSEEAPRDHTKKILPMVDEVLKEANVALTEIDAIAFGQGPGSFTGVRIGIGIAQGLAFGADLPMIGVSTLAAMAQGSYRKFGETHVATAIDARMSEVYWARYSREDDGRWTAIDAECVTPPSELAAQLEADSETWAKVGTGWEAYAEHMDTLAINTKACEVLFPEAQDMAFLAQFAYAEGKAVAAEESEPVYLRDKVTWKKLPGRE